One Mercurialis annua linkage group LG3, ddMerAnnu1.2, whole genome shotgun sequence DNA window includes the following coding sequences:
- the LOC126672292 gene encoding uncharacterized protein LOC126672292 yields MHIREYLTEAYNAARQNEFIALKQSSIIKSVLQKLKNVIDAKRGLQTILKNELSLYEGIQFKGSVEKAIEKEKLREELIQESKQKASRPQSHDSNFSPRQPASSSGSVASKKRSITFFECGGMGHIRRDCPSMAQFNSGCGRGFQGTANKGGRTSGFDRGSCRGSGFNANKEGEASTSTQLMQGTQTTRPAVQPRVFYLTQQEATASPDVISDLPVGESVVCHHVYEDYEIQIGDHQFEVDLVPLALQMFNVILGMDVLSKYKAVVDCYTKRKNVEKGLRSMLVICYRYRKGRHKLENFPVVNEFADVFADDLPDLPPDREIEFSVDLQLDINPISQAPYKMALARNWGKQRALK; encoded by the exons ATGCACATAAG GGAGTATTTAACTGAAGCATACAATGCAGCGAGGCAAAATGAGTTTATTGCTTTAAAGCAAAGTTCAATTATA AAATCTGTCCTACAAAAGCTCAAAAATGTTATAGATGCAAAGAGGGGGCTGCAAACTATTTTGAAGAATGAGCTATCATTGTATGAGGGAATACAGTTCAAAGGCTCGGTAGAGAAGgcaatagaaaaagaaaagttgaGAGAAGAGCTTATACAAGAGAGTAAACAAAAAGCTTCA AGACCTCAATCGCATGATAGTAATTTCTCACCGAGACAGCCAGCATCTAGCTCCGGTAGTGTGGCTAGCAAGAAGAGATCTATAACTTTCTTTGAATGTGGTGGCATGGGACATATTAGAAGGGATTGTCCTAGTATGGCACAGTTTAACTCAGGTTGTGGCAGAGGTTTCCAAGGTACTGCTAATAAAGGTGGTCGGACGTCAGGCTTTGATAGAGGTTCTTGTCGAGGTTCTGGCTTTAATGCAAATAAGGAAGGCGAAGCCTCAACTTCAACACAACTTATGCAAGGTACTCAGACTACTAGACCTGCGGTACAACCTAGAGTATTTTATTTGACTCAACAAGAGGCAACGGCTTCTCCAGATGTTATTTCTG ATTTGCCAGTGGGTGAGTCAGTAGTTTGTCACCATGTTTATGAAGATTATGAGATACAGATTGGGGATCATCAATTTGAGGTGGATTTAGTACCTTTGGCGCTTCAGATGTTTAATGTTATACTTGGTATGGATGTTTTATCCAAATATAAAGCAGTTGTAGACTGTTATACAAAGAGG AAGAATGTTGAAAAGGGATTGCGAAGCATGCTTGTCATATGTTATAGATATAGAAAAGGAAGGCATAAACTTGAAAATTTTCCTGTTGTGAACGAATTTGCTGATGTATTTGCTGATGATTTACCAGACTTACCACCAGATAGAGAGATTGAATTTAGTGTTGATTTGCAATTAGACATTAACCCTATTTCTCAAGCTCCGTACAAAATGGCTCTGGCTAGAAAttggggaaaacaacggg CATTGAAATGA